In Thermococcus profundus, the genomic stretch TTTAGGATTTTCATGCTCCCAGCAACACGCGCTCAGAGCATCACCACGACTTCTTTAAAACTCCTCCGCCTCTTCCGCGGCTTCACCTCCTCTTTGGGCCTGCCAACGGGGATAACCCCGACGAGGTAGTAGTTTTCATCGAGGCCGGCGAGCTCTCTAACCTTCTTCTCGATTCCCCTGAAGTTGGTAACGCCTATGTAGACTGTTCCAAGGCCCAGCTCAACGGCCTTGAGCATGAGGTTCTGGATTGCCATCGCCGCGCTCTCCACGCTCCAGATGAACTCAACCTCGTCGAACTCCTTCCCTTTGAGGAAGCGAACCCTCCTGTCTATAAAGACGGCGATGTAGACCGGTGCCCTGTACATTCCTTCCTCATAGATTCCCCTCTTGAGCTTCTTGATCTTATCCTCCGGAAGGTTCACTGCGCGGTAGTATTCGACCATGCCCTCCCCGATGAGGTCGTAGATCTTTTTCCTGGCTTCAGCGCTCTTGAAGACGACGAACAGCCAGTTTTCAAGGCCGCTTGCAGTCGGCGCACGTATAGCGGCTTCTACGAGTGCCGTTATCTCATCGTCGCTCACCGGTTCCTCCAAGAAATACCTCACTGATGCACGCCTCATGATGGCTTCATCAAGCTCCATCTTCCCACACCGGGGAAAATGAACTTTTAGGCTTATCAAAGTTTCCGGAACCAAAGGTTTAATAGCCCTTTTCTCAGACCTCTTTAAGGTGGAAGATATGTACGGATGGCGCGGAAGGCTCGGCCTTATAGTTCCCTCCTCAAACACAACGATGGAGATGGAGCTTCACGGTTACCTCCCCGAGGGGGTTTCCCTTCACACATCGCGGATGCCCCTGAGGAACGTTACGGAGGAGGAGCTCGTTAAGATGGGCTCACTGGCCGTTGAGAGCGCGAAGCTCCTGCGCGATGCAGGCGTTGAGCTCATACTCTACGGCTGCACGAGCGGTTCATTCATCGGCGGAAAGGACTATGAGAAAGAGATCGAGGCAAAGATAGAGGATGAAGTCAAAATACCCGTTATAAGCACGAGCACGGCGGTGATAGAGGCGCTAAAAATCCTCGATGCACAGTCGATACTCGTGGTAACCCCCTACACCGACGAGATCAACCAGCGGGAGAAGGAGTTCCTCGAGGCCAACGAGTTCGAAGTTCTGGACATCAGGGGGCTCGGCATAGAGGACAACCTGAAGATAGGTCGGCTGGAGCCATACGAGGCCTATCGCCTCGCGAAGGCAAGCTTCATGGACGAGGCGGATGCTATATTCATCAGCTGCACCAATTGGAGAACCTTTGAAATAATCGAGGCCCTTGAGGAAGACCTTGGTGTTCCGGTCGTTACTAGCAATCAGGCCTCACTCTGGCTCGCCCTCAGGGAAATGGACGTTATGGAGAAGATTCCGGAGCTGGGCAGGCTGTTCGTGGAGTATTAAGGATTTTTCATTCTCCCTTTGGTTTCAATACGTGTTTCAAGCCTCTCTTGGATTTCACAAATTGTAAGTTGCAAACTGCCAGAGATTATCCTCGTGATAAACCACTATCAAACCCTCCTCCTTTGGAATTCCAGCGAGCTTGTATGCTCCTTCTGCTGTTGAGAGCTCGTGATAAGTGTAAGCGTTGTACGCGAAAAAAGAAAAGAGAATGAAAATTATTAAGATAGCTAGGGAATGCTTTATCACTGTATCACCTTCTCCCTAATTACAGTGATAGCCGTTTATGTAATCAAACTTTCTTCTGTCTATTCTTCCTGGAGGGTATATTCTCAGCTCGGCGTGAATATTATCGTTCTTGTCTATCCATCTTATCCACGCGTACACTGTTCCAGCGTCTTTGAAAATGCGAAATCTTGCTCTAGAGTTTCTTCCAATAGCTTTCTGAAGTTGGGGTGAGTTGAGTTTCTGAAGGATCTGCCTTATCGAGACTTCTTTTAAATCCCACGTGGTGTTTTTTGAACAGTGCCCAGCCAGTGTGTCTGAGAGCGTGATGTTCCCAGGATAGTGAATCATTCTTTTAATAGTCCCATTGTCCGCGGGCAGGAACTCCACGACAACACCCCTTGTGAAATTTAACATGGGGCTCGGTAGGTAAAGCAACCCTTTACCATAATAAGCATCGTCTGTGGGGAACATTTTGTCCCCATAGACATCTACAATTGTTCCAGTAGTAATCTCTGAATCTTTGAGAATGGCGATTTGAGTGTAAGTGACATTTTCCTTGCCCTTGATTACTTCTTCAATCGACGGGTAAATGCTCTCAATCTCCTCATCCCTGTAAATCTTGTCCTTGTAGAGGAGTTCTCTGCAGTTATTGCAGTTTTTGACGTCATTCAACTTTTCTGGGCTCGTTGCTAGGAGTGAGTAGTTAAAGGGAGTCTTGCAGGTTATCTTACTTTTCTTCATTCTCGGCCAGATCTTCAAGAATTTGTACGTCTTGAAAGTGTAAATGCTGAGGGCCTTGCTATCTGGGGCATACAAAGCGAACTGGTACTCTCTAAAGCCATTAAAACCAGTTTGAGAGTAATAGTAAGCCGCTATTAATTGAGAGTTTTCCCTAACTTGAGCTGGAATCTCCTGGTAAAGGTCGTTCATACGCTCTGAGGGGAGGTAGAAATAACTGAAAAGCAGGAGGAAAAATAAAAGGAAGCTAAGGGCTACTACACCTTTCCTCATCCCCATATCACCCTTACCACATGCCCTTTTACTCGGTTATGTTTGCTGGGATGTCCGTGCCCTCCATCGTGGAGTATGCAGGTGGGAGCTGCTCTTTCATGGATATGCCCTTCCAGTATCTGGTGAGGGCTATAAAGCCGGCATGAGCCCCCGAACCGTCAGGGTTTGCATAGTACATCAAACTAATAAAGGCTGTTTGTGTTCCCTCAAGGTATTTAAGAGCACCAAGCCCAGTGCTCACGGTTTTGTCTGTAAAGCGGAAAGGTCTTAAGTCAGTTGCCTTCCCGCGCCCTGTAATCCTGATATTGCCGGGATAAAGGGCCTCATACGTGGAGATCTCGTTGTTGACAGCGACTTCGGCATACCATACAAATTTTTTCCCTGGGTTTTCCTCCAAACTTGGAATTGCCAGTACTTTCCCAGAGCCAACTGAACCGTGAACTGCATCTCCCCCTACGAGCCTTATTCCCCCGACCCATAATTCTCTCCCAGCCCAGCAGGCAGTAAGGCTCCTCAATGGTTTATCCCAAAATTCCCTGTTCACATCCTCCGCTCTTGGGAATTTTAGTGGGTTTTCTCTTGTGTACCATTTTCCGTTGAAGAGGAGTGCTGGGGTCTCTTCTGGGGCTTTTTCGAGGAGTTTTAAATCGAGTGCGAGGGGCGAGTAGTTCAGGGGTGTTTCAACGCTTTTAACATCGTTCCCCCATGGCAAAATTGGGTTCTCTGAGTAGATGGCGTAAACTTTCAGCTTCCTAGTTTCTGGATTGTATGTAGCGAACTGCCAGAAGCTCGTATCATGATACACGGCAATGAGTTGCTCGTTCTCTGCAATCCTCGCCATTTTGTAAGCCCTAACTGCCGGAGGAAGAGAGTTAAGATAAGCTAAGTACCCGATGAAAAGAAGGAAAAGAATAAAAGCAGCGAAGAGCTTTCTCTTCATCTTAGGTTATCCCCCTTTTTCTGGTTGTTGTTTTGATTCTAGAGGTTTTCTGACTCTCCTCTTCTCAGTTGATTGAACAGTGAGTTATGTAAACCCTCCTGAAGTGTATTCTCCTGAGAGGAATGGGGTCTTTTCCAATTTTCAAGTAAGCGTAGGTGCGTTCTTCCGGGATTATCCATTCAATCCACGCTGTGTCAGGATCCCATATAGAAACTTTGAACCTCCACGCTTTCTCTGAGTACTCTCCAAACTCTTTGATCCCCCTTATAATATCCTGAAGCTTGGGGTTTTCAGCCGTCCATAGTGTACTGCTATTGACATCTTGTTGATAAATGGAATGGAGCGTTACATTCTCGGGATAATGTATGGCCACTCTGGGTCTATCGTCCAAATAAATGGTTATCCATGTGGCTTTCTCAACGTCTTTTCCCTGGCTGGGCAGGATAAGTGCTCCGGGGTATCCTTCAAAGCCTATGTCTCGAATAGTATCGCCCGAATACATGCTAACTGCCCCAATGGAAATTTCCTGGCTTTTTATTCCAGTAACCTTCCAGTAATTTAAGTCAGGTCTCAGAAGTTCATCTAATCTTGGCTGAAGGTTTTCAATCTCCTCGTTCCTGTAAATCTTATCTTTATAGAGGAGTTGTCTGCAGTTGTCGCAGTTTGTGAAGTCTTTCAGCTTTTCTGGGCTCGTTGCTAGGAGTGAGTAGTTAAAGGGAGTCTTGCAAGTTATCTTGCTTTTCTTCATTCTTGGCCAGATCTTCAAGAATTTGTAAGTCTCGAAAGTGTAAATACTGAGGGTCTTGCTTTCTGGATTGTAAAAAGCGAACTGATACTCTCTGAACCCGTTAAAACCTGTTTGGGAGTAGTAGTAAGCGGCAACAAGCTGGGAATTTTGCCGGACTTGTTCTGGAATCTCCTGGTAGAGATCGCTTATGCTCTTTGAAGGGAGGTAGAAATAACTGAAAAGTAGGAGGAAAAATAAAAGGAAGCTAAGGGCTGCTACGCCTTTCCTCATCCCCAGATCACCTCCATGAAGTAGCCGACTCCGGTATACGGCCCTGTCTTGGGTGTGAAGTTTTCGTCAATCCTGAGATTAATATTGAGTAACGGTCTTCCCTTCATGTAATCCAGTTTTGATAGCCAAGGTGGCTCATTTGAGCCCGTAAGAATTGTGTATAAGGTTTCCCAAGCGGAACAGTGCCAAATCTGTTTGTCGTTCTTTTCGTCATATATATCCACAGAGGGATCTCCCCATTGATTCGTAGTGTATGGCTTCCAGTCACCGTATTCATTTGTTAAGTATTGGTGGAATTCTTCGTAATCTTTTGGCGTGCTCAGCTCGCTCCAGGACCATTCGTGCTTCATGACTGAAGGCGGGGCGGCATCGTAAACTGGATGCGGTGCTACTAGAATCGCGGCGAGGGGATTGATTAGGGCGGCATATTGGTAGACGTCAAAGTATGGCTCGTGCCAGTAATAAGACCTTTGATTCCAGTCCTCGTACTCGTCCCCAAGCCAGAATACGTAGTGCCCGAGTTCGTGGGCGAGCGTTCTGCCCCAGCGCACGTCCCCAATACTGGTAGTACCTGTGGGAGGCGTGTACTCCTCGAACTTCTTAGACCTCATGGCGTTACCTCCCACTCAAAATGAGATTCTATCTTCTCCAGCACGGTTTTCCATAGTCATGTCTTTTCACGCTTCCATTGCTGTAAATTGTGATTTGGGAAACCATTCTGCATTCTCCCAGTTCATCAACAATGTTCCAAGGATCGGGGTTAAGGACGACTTCCCCGTTCATCACGAGGATCCCCCAAGCTGAGTCAAAGTACTGGGAAACATTGGTTGGAAGGTTTGTGCGCTCAATCTGAGGCAAGTTGAGCCTTGGAGCATAGCCGTAGACAGTGCCGATTGGATACTCTATCTCAATAAGGTCATGAGTACCGTTGTGCGGCAGAATTTTCAATACGAATGATGATGCACACTTGCCTTTCGATGGAAATACGAGATATCCTCCAGTGACGTTAGTGTGCCCCAGCCTTACGAGCTCCCAGCCATCCCCCAGGGCAGCCTTGCACTCTGGACAGAGGGTTATGAATTCCCGACAGGGGATAGATTTTAGAGCTCCTTCAAAAATTCTTATTGTGTCGTTGGACTTTACTAATAGTTCCTCTTTAACACTCTTGAGGTTCCCAACTCTTTTTGCTTCAAATGAGAGGGGCGAATAGTCAGCGTACGTTTTAACGCTTTTTTCGTGATGCTCCACTTTTGGGATTATGTTCCCCTTCAGCTTGAGGACGTGAAGTGTTAGGGTTCCATTCTGATATGTTGCTATCCTCCACTCGTTCTCGTGATGTTGCATGAGAATTATCCCCTCATTAATTCCCGCATTATTTAGAACACATGAAGGCGTATTGAAGCAAGTGGTAGCTTCATGTCGTTCCCATAATACTAATGAAGATGCCAGTAAAAGGAAAAAGACGAGAGAAAGTGCGAGGAGTGTTTTCCTCATCCCCAGACCACCTCCATGAAGTAGCCGACGCTGATATGTGTCAATCTGCACCTCTGGAGCATACCATTCTCTGAGGTTGCACACTTCTTTATGGTAGTGCGGGTCTTGCCGTTCCTCATCCGCACCGGTACTCCCTTATGAATTTAGAGTTTCTCCAGTAAACCTTACCTGCCGGATATACTCTCCATTCACTGTAAATTCCCTTTCCCACGTCAGTCCAAGTAACCCACGCTTCTAACCGCTCGGTACCCCATTTGGAAATCTCGAACCTGAACCTAGTGGGAGTGCCGATCGTTTTCCTGACTTTTTGAGAGTTCAAAACCTGAGTGAGATTGGCAAGAACTTCTCTTTTGAGCGTCCATGTGGTATTATCTGAAACTGGAATCCTGTAATACTCTGACAAGCGGATTGTATCGTTCAAGATGACGTTCTCTGGATAGTGGATTATGCGCTTCACCGTCTCGTTGTTCAGGGGCAGGAACTCAACTATGATTCCCCTTGTGAGATTCTTCATTGAACTGGGCAGGTAGAGAAGCCCGTGAGCGTGCCATACGTAGTCTGTGGAGAACATTTTGTCACCTGATGCAAGCACCATTGCTCCAGTTGAGAGTTCCGAGGATTTGACAAGGGAGAGCTTAACGTACCTTGTACTCCTGTTGCTTCCAACTATCTGCTCAAGAGACGGGTAAATGCTCTCAATCTCCTCATCCCTGTAAACCTTACCCTTGTAGAGGAATTCTCTGCAGTTATCGCAGTCCTTGAAGTCCTTCAACTTTTCTGGGCTCGTTGCGAGGATGGAATAATCGAGGGGAGTCTTGCAAGTTATCTTGCTTTTCTTCATTCTTGGCCAGATTTTCAGGAGTTTGTAAGTCTTGAAAGTGTAAACGCTGAGGGTCTTGTTTTCTGGATTGTAAAGAGCGAACTGGTACTCTCTGAACCCGTTAAAACCAGTTTGGGAGTGATAGTAAGCGGCAACAAGTTGCGAGTTTCT encodes the following:
- a CDS encoding maleate cis-trans isomerase family protein codes for the protein MYGWRGRLGLIVPSSNTTMEMELHGYLPEGVSLHTSRMPLRNVTEEELVKMGSLAVESAKLLRDAGVELILYGCTSGSFIGGKDYEKEIEAKIEDEVKIPVISTSTAVIEALKILDAQSILVVTPYTDEINQREKEFLEANEFEVLDIRGLGIEDNLKIGRLEPYEAYRLAKASFMDEADAIFISCTNWRTFEIIEALEEDLGVPVVTSNQASLWLALREMDVMEKIPELGRLFVEY
- a CDS encoding nitroreductase family protein, which gives rise to MELDEAIMRRASVRYFLEEPVSDDEITALVEAAIRAPTASGLENWLFVVFKSAEARKKIYDLIGEGMVEYYRAVNLPEDKIKKLKRGIYEEGMYRAPVYIAVFIDRRVRFLKGKEFDEVEFIWSVESAAMAIQNLMLKAVELGLGTVYIGVTNFRGIEKKVRELAGLDENYYLVGVIPVGRPKEEVKPRKRRRSFKEVVVML